The proteins below are encoded in one region of Deltaproteobacteria bacterium:
- the panB gene encoding 3-methyl-2-oxobutanoate hydroxymethyltransferase, with amino-acid sequence MSQSTAAEKITVPKLFKMRQNGEKITMITAYDFTMARLADEAGADMILVGDSLGMVIQGERDTLGVSIEDLIYHTGCVARGVSRAHVMADMPFMSYQVCHEEGVKNAGLLLKAGAESVKIEGGEEMADFVWYMNKIGIPVMAHVGLKPQSIHVMGGYKVQGKTRKEAEIIIEDAKIMEEAGAFSLLLEGIPLEVAEQVTRSVQIPTIGIGSGPHCNGQVLVCTDILGANPDFKPRFVKRYADFHEIATRAFSEYIAEVKSGAFPGEEHSVHRDLVAVKAEEKK; translated from the coding sequence ATGTCACAATCGACAGCCGCTGAAAAAATCACCGTTCCAAAGCTCTTCAAGATGCGCCAGAACGGCGAGAAGATCACGATGATCACCGCCTACGATTTCACCATGGCAAGGCTGGCCGACGAGGCGGGGGCCGACATGATTCTTGTCGGCGATTCGCTGGGGATGGTGATTCAGGGGGAAAGAGACACCCTTGGCGTTTCCATCGAAGACCTGATCTACCACACCGGCTGTGTGGCGCGCGGCGTTTCCCGGGCGCATGTGATGGCGGATATGCCTTTCATGTCGTATCAGGTCTGCCACGAAGAGGGGGTGAAGAATGCGGGGCTTCTCCTCAAGGCCGGGGCGGAGTCGGTGAAGATAGAAGGGGGGGAAGAGATGGCCGATTTTGTCTGGTATATGAACAAGATCGGCATCCCCGTGATGGCGCATGTCGGCCTGAAACCGCAGTCGATCCATGTCATGGGAGGCTACAAGGTGCAGGGCAAGACCCGGAAAGAGGCGGAGATTATTATCGAAGACGCGAAAATCATGGAGGAGGCGGGGGCCTTTTCGCTTTTGCTGGAGGGAATCCCGCTTGAGGTCGCGGAGCAGGTCACCCGGTCGGTTCAAATCCCCACCATCGGCATCGGCTCGGGGCCTCATTGCAACGGGCAGGTTCTGGTCTGCACCGATATCCTTGGCGCCAACCCCGATTTCAAACCCCGCTTTGTGAAGCGTTATGCGGATTTTCACGAAATAGCAACGAGGGCCTTTTCGGAATATATTGCCGAGGTCAAGAGCGGGGCCTTTCCCGGCGAGGAGCATAGCGTCCATCGCGACCTGGTGGCGGTGAAGGCGGAAGAGAAAAAGTAG